One part of the Desulfonema ishimotonii genome encodes these proteins:
- the dmeF gene encoding CDF family Co(II)/Ni(II) efflux transporter DmeF: MHIYNLEQWQHDHQFHQISKENERNTWKVIWLTVFMMIIEIGAGTIFGSMALLADGWHMGTHAMALGITAFTYIYARRHADDPRYTFGTGKLGVLGGFTSAVVLGVIALMIGAESLGRLISPTEIRFNEAIGVAVVGLVVNLLSAFLLQGHHHHHSHDCGHAHEEDHHHHHHEEDHNLKAAYFHVLADALTSVLAIVALMAGKYFGWVWLDPAMGIVGSLVIAKWAHGLIRETGAILLDRDVDMKMVKTICDTVEADSDNRITDFHIWKIGSDKLAAIISVVTHYPKPPEHYKSLLKSFEALVHVTVEVIPCAPEEACLPEKD; this comes from the coding sequence ATGCACATCTACAACCTCGAACAATGGCAGCACGATCATCAGTTTCATCAGATCAGCAAGGAAAACGAGCGCAATACCTGGAAAGTCATCTGGCTTACCGTGTTTATGATGATCATCGAGATCGGTGCAGGCACGATCTTCGGTTCAATGGCCCTGCTGGCCGACGGCTGGCACATGGGCACACACGCGATGGCCCTCGGCATTACCGCGTTCACGTATATCTACGCCCGCCGTCATGCGGATGATCCCCGGTATACCTTCGGTACGGGAAAGCTGGGGGTGCTGGGCGGATTTACCAGCGCGGTGGTTCTCGGAGTAATTGCCCTGATGATCGGTGCGGAATCGCTCGGACGCCTTATCTCCCCAACGGAAATCCGTTTCAACGAGGCCATCGGCGTGGCCGTCGTCGGGCTGGTGGTCAACCTGCTGAGTGCGTTTCTGTTACAGGGCCATCACCATCATCATTCCCATGACTGCGGTCATGCCCATGAGGAAGATCATCACCACCATCACCATGAAGAGGACCACAACCTCAAAGCGGCCTATTTCCATGTGCTGGCTGACGCACTGACATCGGTGCTGGCGATTGTGGCGCTGATGGCCGGAAAATATTTCGGGTGGGTGTGGCTCGACCCGGCAATGGGAATTGTGGGGTCGCTGGTCATCGCCAAATGGGCACACGGTCTGATCCGCGAAACCGGCGCGATTCTCCTGGACAGAGATGTGGACATGAAGATGGTAAAAACCATCTGCGATACGGTGGAGGCCGATTCGGACAACCGGATCACGGATTTTCACATCTGGAAAATCGGTTCGGACAAGCTGGCGGCCATTATCTCTGTTGTCACGCATTACCCGAAACCGCCGGAACACTACAAGTCGCTCCTGAAATCGTTTGAAGCCCTCGTACATGTGACGGTGGAGGTCATCCCCTGTGCCCCTGAGGAAGCCTGTCTGCCGGAGAAAGACTGA
- a CDS encoding type II toxin-antitoxin system TacA family antitoxin: MKLPKKIVFTAEITGEDLADQRFFVLDDEKWKKFQKILNRPARVLPGLKRLMDEKSPWE, from the coding sequence ATGAAGCTTCCGAAAAAAATTGTTTTTACGGCTGAAATCACCGGAGAGGATCTGGCTGACCAGCGTTTTTTTGTGTTAGACGATGAAAAGTGGAAAAAATTTCAGAAAATCCTCAACCGTCCGGCCAGGGTACTCCCCGGGCTGAAAAGGCTGATGGACGAAAAATCGCCGTGGGAATAG
- a CDS encoding TolC family protein, whose protein sequence is MKKKWRFILIGIIMLTGRLVSASDVAEDRLGDHVTLPALIDYAYTSNPSVEAARESWRVTVEKYRITTGYPDPQLMFTWFPEPIETRLGPQDWNASLSQMIPFPGKLTKAGEVVQTEARIAKLNLDKTIRDVSVAIISSYHELRYIQQAGRIAEKNAGLLEQLRQIGETAYARDRAAFMDVVRAQSQTGQLRYDILLLRELEQTEKTRLNGLLNRPPDAPLGELSDVPVLPVLYKPDEICRMAEARQEEIRMADLRVKKAESRIALAKYQGLPDFRVGLFYAGIGDPDVSAPPANAGDDAIGVQFGLTLPLWFGKNSSRTGQAQAEARKARAMKTERINQTRTRIHALFFKLQNARRLIALYRDEMLPRAMQAVTVSETWFREGEGSFSDFTEAQAAAYNFQLSLARAGADYGKALADLEKLAGQRLTLKPDAPAGDEPAGKEAE, encoded by the coding sequence ATGAAAAAAAAATGGCGCTTCATACTCATCGGAATCATAATGCTGACAGGCCGCCTGGTATCCGCATCGGATGTGGCTGAGGACCGGCTGGGGGATCACGTCACCCTCCCTGCGCTGATTGATTACGCTTACACATCCAATCCGTCTGTTGAGGCCGCGCGCGAAAGCTGGCGGGTGACCGTTGAAAAATACCGGATCACCACGGGCTATCCCGATCCGCAGCTCATGTTCACCTGGTTTCCCGAACCCATTGAAACGCGCCTGGGGCCGCAGGACTGGAATGCCTCACTTTCCCAGATGATCCCCTTTCCGGGCAAGCTGACAAAGGCCGGAGAGGTGGTTCAAACCGAGGCCCGCATTGCAAAGCTCAATCTGGACAAAACCATCCGGGATGTGTCGGTTGCCATTATCTCATCGTACCATGAGCTGCGCTATATACAGCAGGCCGGGCGCATCGCTGAAAAAAACGCCGGGCTTCTGGAACAGTTGCGGCAGATCGGCGAAACCGCCTATGCGCGGGACCGGGCCGCATTCATGGATGTGGTCAGGGCCCAGTCCCAGACCGGCCAGCTTCGCTACGATATTCTCCTGCTCAGAGAGCTGGAGCAGACCGAAAAAACACGGCTCAACGGACTGCTCAACCGCCCCCCGGACGCCCCTCTGGGCGAGCTGTCAGATGTGCCGGTTCTGCCGGTCCTCTACAAACCGGACGAAATCTGCCGCATGGCCGAGGCCCGACAGGAGGAAATCCGCATGGCCGACCTTCGGGTGAAAAAAGCCGAATCCCGGATTGCGCTGGCCAAATATCAGGGCCTGCCCGACTTCAGGGTGGGGCTTTTTTATGCGGGCATCGGAGACCCGGACGTGTCTGCCCCGCCGGCAAATGCCGGAGATGACGCCATCGGTGTGCAGTTCGGCCTCACCCTTCCCCTCTGGTTCGGCAAAAACAGCAGCCGCACCGGACAGGCTCAGGCCGAGGCCCGGAAAGCCAGGGCCATGAAAACCGAACGCATCAACCAGACCCGCACCCGAATTCACGCCCTCTTTTTCAAGCTGCAAAACGCCAGACGGCTGATCGCCTTATACCGGGATGAAATGCTCCCCCGGGCCATGCAGGCCGTGACCGTTTCAGAAACCTGGTTCCGGGAGGGAGAGGGCAGCTTTTCCGATTTTACGGAAGCCCAGGCCGCCGCCTATAATTTTCAGCTTTCCCTGGCCCGTGCCGGCGCGGACTACGGCAAAGCACTGGCGGATCTGGAAAAACTTGCCGGGCAGCGCCTTACTCTGAAACCGGATGCGCCTGCCGGGGACGAACCTGCGGGGAAGGAGGCGGAATGA
- the cbiQ gene encoding cobalt ECF transporter T component CbiQ produces the protein MISEAFASGNSVMHRLDPRLKVIFATAFSFFVALSESFPVLMAGLTVGAGAVLLARLRLWEVARRLAVINFFNLILWMVLPITFEGEALYLLGPFTLTRPGVILSAQITIKSNAILLAFIGLIATSSLATVGHALNRLHVSGKIVHLLMMTYRYVFVIEQEYRRLVNAARMRSFQPGTNLHTYRTYAYLFGMLLVRASARAGRVYQAMLCRGFHGRFYCLHRFAFTRTDRIWAVLMSGIIVLMAVLQRMDSEIIRWAHTIRY, from the coding sequence ATGATCAGCGAGGCATTTGCATCGGGCAACTCCGTCATGCACCGGCTCGACCCCCGGCTGAAGGTGATCTTTGCAACGGCCTTCTCCTTTTTCGTTGCCCTCTCAGAAAGCTTTCCGGTACTGATGGCGGGATTGACCGTTGGCGCGGGGGCGGTCCTTCTGGCCCGGCTGAGGCTATGGGAAGTCGCCAGACGGCTGGCGGTGATCAATTTTTTCAACCTGATCCTCTGGATGGTACTGCCCATCACCTTTGAGGGGGAAGCCCTGTATCTTCTGGGACCGTTCACGCTGACCCGGCCCGGCGTGATCCTTTCGGCACAGATCACCATCAAATCCAACGCCATCCTGCTGGCCTTTATCGGGCTGATTGCGACCTCATCCCTGGCGACGGTCGGTCACGCCCTGAACCGGCTGCACGTATCCGGCAAGATCGTTCACCTGCTGATGATGACTTACCGGTACGTGTTCGTCATTGAACAGGAGTATCGGCGACTGGTGAATGCGGCACGGATGCGGAGTTTTCAGCCGGGAACCAACCTGCACACCTACCGCACCTATGCCTATCTGTTCGGCATGTTGCTGGTGCGGGCCTCGGCCCGTGCGGGTCGGGTGTATCAGGCCATGCTCTGCCGGGGATTTCATGGCCGGTTTTACTGTCTTCACCGGTTCGCCTTTACCCGGACGGATCGCATATGGGCGGTGCTGATGAGCGGTATCATTGTACTGATGGCGGTTTTGCAACGGATGGATTCGGAGATTATCAGATGGGCACACACGATACGATATTAG
- a CDS encoding DUF5320 domain-containing protein: MPGFDKTGPRGMGPMTGGGRGYCPSGSAGGRGPAAGGYGRGAGFGRGAGRGFGGRQRAGWGRGWETSPAGEVPASAMSRDEEMEMLRVEAEHVKNTLEALNRRLEALENAELSE, translated from the coding sequence ATGCCAGGTTTTGATAAAACAGGTCCCCGCGGAATGGGGCCGATGACAGGCGGTGGCCGGGGATATTGCCCATCCGGTTCCGCAGGTGGAAGAGGTCCGGCTGCCGGAGGATATGGCCGGGGAGCCGGGTTCGGCAGAGGGGCTGGCCGGGGATTCGGCGGGCGGCAGAGAGCCGGCTGGGGAAGAGGCTGGGAAACCTCCCCCGCCGGCGAGGTGCCTGCTTCTGCCATGAGCCGTGATGAGGAAATGGAAATGCTCAGGGTCGAAGCCGAACACGTAAAGAACACTCTGGAAGCCCTTAACAGGCGGCTTGAGGCGCTTGAAAACGCTGAACTGTCTGAATAA
- a CDS encoding cupin domain-containing protein, which translates to MHKGKEIGYLLEGNLQTEVGRSAYRVRSGDVIYLTTEIPSRWKNPGPGTAKLLWIKLR; encoded by the coding sequence ATCCACAAAGGTAAGGAAATCGGGTATCTGCTGGAGGGGAATCTGCAAACGGAGGTGGGCCGGTCGGCGTACAGGGTCCGGTCCGGGGATGTCATCTATCTGACCACGGAGATTCCCTCCCGCTGGAAAAACCCCGGACCGGGCACGGCAAAACTCCTATGGATCAAGCTCCGATAG
- a CDS encoding DUF134 domain-containing protein: MPRPKKPRLVSGHPAVTRFGPLDTAPTGEVTLSVEGMEAVKLSDADGMDQDTAAKLMGVSRQTYGRILAEARRIVAHALVTGKALRVGGGNYEFRGHRGLRRRRRGGRGV; encoded by the coding sequence ATGCCAAGACCCAAAAAACCGAGACTGGTTTCCGGCCATCCCGCAGTGACCCGGTTCGGGCCGCTGGATACAGCGCCCACAGGGGAAGTGACCCTGTCCGTGGAGGGAATGGAGGCCGTAAAACTGAGCGATGCCGATGGAATGGACCAGGATACGGCTGCGAAACTGATGGGCGTATCCCGGCAGACATACGGCAGAATTCTGGCCGAGGCCCGCAGGATTGTGGCCCATGCGCTGGTGACCGGGAAAGCGCTCCGGGTGGGGGGCGGCAATTACGAATTCCGGGGACATCGTGGCCTGCGCCGCAGAAGGCGCGGGGGCCGTGGTGTCTGA
- a CDS encoding efflux RND transporter periplasmic adaptor subunit has protein sequence MPIRAIVITAVITAALTWGALYMTGYHMAHTAVTDGNSGEPLMGGAGPQLWTCGMHPWIITEEPGLCPICNMELTPRRDDTTASGDSGERKIAWWRAPMDPMEIYESPGKSKMGMDLVPVYEDDLIGGVEIRINPVTEQNMGVRTAKVEKGRLNHTIRTYGHITYDETRTAQISPKVNGWLEKLYASFTGEPVEKDQPLFEIYSPQLLAAQEEYLTAFRNHRRNPGTRSREMRDSARRRLSYFDVAESEIQAIEAKDDVKKTVMIRSPFRGVVTHKNAVEGGFVRAGTNVYTIADLSRVWVEAHIYEYELDRVAKGQEAEMTLPYHPGKVFRGKVAYIYPWLQQKTRDVVIRLEFENPDLELKPDMYADVRIQTIGKGDGLIIPSEAVIRSGERNVVFVAQGNGRFTPRETTLGMSLDGGRIQILSGLAPGESVVTSGQFLLDSESKLKEAVQKMMAARSEPVGPETAEEDDFFGDME, from the coding sequence TTGCCGATCCGGGCAATTGTCATTACAGCAGTTATCACGGCAGCCCTGACATGGGGCGCGCTGTATATGACAGGCTATCACATGGCGCATACCGCTGTCACAGACGGAAACAGCGGCGAACCGCTCATGGGCGGGGCCGGTCCGCAGCTCTGGACCTGCGGAATGCACCCGTGGATCATCACCGAAGAGCCGGGCCTCTGCCCCATCTGCAACATGGAGCTGACGCCCAGGCGGGATGACACAACGGCGTCCGGGGATTCCGGCGAGCGGAAGATCGCCTGGTGGCGTGCGCCAATGGACCCGATGGAGATCTACGAGTCACCGGGCAAAAGCAAAATGGGCATGGACCTGGTGCCGGTGTACGAAGATGATCTCATCGGCGGCGTGGAGATCCGAATCAATCCCGTCACTGAGCAAAACATGGGGGTCCGCACGGCAAAGGTGGAAAAAGGCAGGCTGAATCACACCATCCGCACTTACGGGCACATCACCTATGATGAGACCCGCACCGCTCAGATCAGCCCCAAGGTTAACGGCTGGCTTGAAAAGCTCTATGCCAGTTTCACCGGCGAGCCGGTGGAAAAAGACCAGCCGCTTTTTGAAATCTATTCACCGCAGCTACTGGCGGCCCAGGAGGAATATCTGACGGCCTTCAGAAATCACAGACGGAATCCCGGCACCCGAAGCCGGGAGATGAGAGACTCGGCCCGCCGCAGGCTCTCCTATTTTGATGTGGCTGAAAGCGAGATTCAGGCCATAGAGGCAAAAGATGATGTGAAAAAAACCGTTATGATCCGATCTCCCTTCAGGGGCGTGGTGACACACAAAAACGCGGTGGAGGGCGGCTTTGTCAGGGCCGGAACCAATGTCTACACCATTGCGGATCTGTCGCGGGTCTGGGTGGAGGCCCATATCTACGAATATGAACTGGACCGGGTCGCCAAAGGCCAGGAAGCGGAAATGACCCTGCCCTACCATCCCGGAAAGGTGTTTCGCGGCAAAGTGGCCTATATCTATCCCTGGCTTCAGCAGAAGACCCGCGATGTGGTCATCCGCCTGGAGTTTGAAAACCCGGATCTGGAGCTGAAGCCGGATATGTACGCAGATGTGCGGATTCAGACCATCGGCAAAGGAGACGGCCTGATCATCCCCTCCGAGGCGGTCATCCGGTCAGGTGAGCGCAATGTGGTCTTTGTGGCACAGGGAAACGGGCGGTTCACCCCGCGTGAGACGACCCTGGGCATGTCTCTGGACGGCGGCAGGATTCAGATTCTCTCCGGCCTTGCGCCCGGTGAGAGCGTGGTCACGTCAGGCCAGTTCCTGCTCGACTCCGAGTCCAAGCTCAAAGAGGCGGTTCAGAAAATGATGGCCGCCAGATCGGAGCCGGTCGGGCCGGAGACAGCCGAAGAGGACGATTTCTTCGGCGATATGGAGTAA
- a CDS encoding SUMF1/EgtB/PvdO family nonheme iron enzyme, whose product MTSIEEQAEQLRKAYENDILDETTYKAALEGIGIDISDSNIGIVGDHATVQGDIQHGDRIGVDSGGDVSFAKDHGISLILKHLNLTIQAVADIKKTLHRYLTDLAAETDRLPWGRLSPEQAGPDQGESLRLSDVYTALDTTEPERMDCEDDVRQCLARQARMERISAQRMINDHDRLVLLGDPGSGKTTLVNFLTHVMACAGTEKEPDACVECLKKAGKWELGSLFPLRIILREFAAWVEKDKDRKSDIGAFLRSILNEDGYSDELWEFIHEGLQNTEVPFLVFFDGLDEVPATIRQQVVKTINAFAETYQHNRYVVTCRIYAYTDQAFRLRGFRQTVLAPFSEEQISHFIDAWYGELAAQKRMKRADAERLAEGLKSAISDSDLLALAERPLIMTVMALLHTSYGQLPEDRVELYRWAVELLFRRWKGQVKGEKSLMAALDMPQLRMSDLEAGLYHVAFYAHSGHSHSKGTADIPEEVLLKQLKPYIGSWDKAEIFVRYIRERAGLLIRHKTDAYTFPHRTFQEFMAACHITGLKEYPSEAAKLIREDPDRWRIVFVLAAGHAARTHQLGNAIAAVTKLCPVSIGEAETPDKAAFVRAVISGEALLEIGLVGVNREEDGKIILDRVKGWLLAGMQADDVLQPRERVEAGNILSQLGDPRFNPDMWYLPNDENLGFVTVPAGPFLMGSDKEKDSGTEYDEMPRHMVELSEYAITRYPVTVAQFGVFVEDSGFELEVEDSGFELEDEYCLRGANNHPVVWVSWDEADAYCRWLTKKLKDRGTVRLPTEAQWEKAARGTDGRIYPCGDNLVSGKTNYGFDIGSTSPVGAFPEDVSPYGCMDMTGNVSEWCFDGMRNYTEHAVTDPIGPVEKSPDRVFRSGSWDDPAQFCRAANRYENFPNNRNDYIGFRLVLLPS is encoded by the coding sequence ATGACATCAATTGAAGAACAGGCAGAGCAACTTCGCAAAGCATATGAAAATGACATACTGGATGAAACCACATACAAAGCCGCATTGGAAGGGATTGGCATTGATATCAGTGACAGCAATATCGGGATTGTCGGTGATCATGCCACGGTTCAGGGCGATATACAGCACGGGGACCGGATAGGCGTTGACAGCGGCGGCGATGTTTCCTTTGCCAAAGATCACGGAATATCCCTTATTCTCAAACACCTGAACCTGACAATACAGGCTGTTGCGGATATCAAAAAGACACTGCACCGCTATCTGACGGACCTTGCAGCCGAAACCGACCGTCTGCCCTGGGGCCGACTTTCGCCGGAGCAGGCCGGGCCGGATCAGGGGGAAAGCCTCCGCCTGTCCGATGTGTACACGGCCCTTGACACCACGGAGCCGGAACGCATGGATTGTGAGGATGATGTGCGGCAATGTTTGGCCCGACAAGCACGAATGGAACGCATATCCGCACAGCGGATGATAAACGATCATGACCGTCTGGTGCTTCTGGGTGATCCGGGTTCCGGGAAAACCACCTTGGTCAATTTCCTGACCCATGTAATGGCGTGTGCGGGAACGGAAAAGGAGCCGGATGCCTGTGTGGAATGCCTGAAAAAGGCCGGTAAATGGGAGCTTGGTTCCCTGTTTCCCCTTCGCATAATTCTCCGTGAGTTTGCCGCATGGGTGGAAAAAGACAAAGACCGGAAGTCCGACATCGGGGCGTTTCTTCGCAGTATCTTGAACGAAGACGGTTATTCCGACGAACTCTGGGAGTTTATCCACGAAGGGCTGCAAAACACGGAAGTTCCTTTTCTGGTATTTTTTGACGGTTTGGACGAAGTACCGGCGACCATTCGGCAGCAGGTTGTGAAAACGATCAATGCGTTTGCGGAAACCTACCAGCACAACCGATATGTTGTCACCTGCCGCATATACGCTTACACGGATCAGGCCTTTCGTCTGCGGGGATTCCGGCAGACGGTTCTGGCCCCGTTCAGCGAAGAACAGATCAGCCATTTCATTGATGCGTGGTACGGAGAACTGGCCGCTCAGAAACGGATGAAACGTGCCGATGCCGAAAGGCTTGCAGAGGGGCTGAAGTCCGCTATTTCAGATTCAGACCTTCTGGCTTTGGCAGAGCGGCCTCTGATCATGACGGTCATGGCCCTGCTTCACACCTCCTACGGCCAGCTTCCCGAAGACCGGGTTGAGTTGTACCGGTGGGCGGTCGAGCTGCTGTTCCGTCGCTGGAAAGGTCAGGTGAAAGGGGAAAAAAGCCTGATGGCGGCGCTGGACATGCCACAGCTCAGAATGAGCGATCTGGAAGCCGGGCTGTACCATGTGGCATTTTATGCACATTCGGGGCACAGCCATTCAAAAGGCACTGCCGACATCCCGGAGGAAGTGCTGCTGAAGCAGTTGAAGCCCTATATCGGGAGTTGGGACAAGGCCGAGATTTTTGTGCGTTACATCCGGGAACGCGCCGGGCTGCTCATCCGTCATAAAACCGATGCCTATACTTTCCCTCACCGCACCTTTCAGGAATTCATGGCGGCGTGCCACATTACCGGGTTGAAAGAGTATCCGAGTGAGGCCGCAAAGCTAATCCGTGAAGACCCGGACCGATGGCGCATCGTATTCGTACTGGCAGCCGGTCATGCGGCCCGGACCCATCAGTTGGGCAATGCCATTGCGGCTGTCACCAAGCTCTGTCCCGTGAGCATCGGGGAGGCTGAAACCCCGGACAAGGCCGCATTCGTCAGGGCCGTCATATCCGGTGAGGCTTTGCTTGAAATCGGGCTTGTGGGTGTAAACCGTGAGGAAGACGGCAAAATCATACTGGATCGAGTGAAAGGATGGCTACTGGCCGGGATGCAAGCAGACGATGTGTTGCAGCCGAGAGAACGGGTTGAAGCCGGTAACATTCTTTCACAATTGGGTGATCCCCGTTTCAATCCCGATATGTGGTATCTGCCGAATGATGAGAATCTGGGTTTTGTGACCGTACCGGCGGGACCGTTTTTGATGGGGAGTGATAAGGAAAAAGATTCTGGAACAGAGTATGATGAAATGCCCCGACACATGGTTGAATTATCGGAATATGCCATTACCCGGTATCCTGTGACAGTGGCACAGTTCGGGGTATTCGTTGAAGACAGCGGGTTCGAACTGGAAGTTGAAGACAGCGGGTTCGAACTGGAAGATGAGTATTGCCTGAGAGGGGCGAATAATCATCCCGTGGTATGGGTGTCGTGGGATGAAGCCGATGCTTATTGTCGATGGCTGACGAAAAAGCTGAAAGACAGGGGAACGGTCAGACTGCCGACCGAAGCGCAGTGGGAAAAGGCGGCCCGTGGCACAGACGGGCGTATTTATCCATGTGGTGACAACTTGGTTTCCGGCAAAACAAATTATGGGTTTGATATCGGTTCCACAAGTCCGGTGGGTGCCTTCCCGGAGGATGTGAGTCCATATGGCTGTATGGATATGACTGGGAATGTGTCGGAATGGTGTTTTGATGGTATGAGAAATTATACTGAACACGCTGTTACTGATCCCATAGGCCCTGTGGAAAAAAGCCCGGACCGGGTGTTCCGAAGCGGCTCGTGGGACGACCCCGCGCAGTTTTGCCGGGCGGCGAATCGCTACGAAAACTTCCCTAACAACCGGAACGATTACATAGGGTTCCGGCTTGTCCTGCTCCCCAGTTAG
- a CDS encoding energy-coupling factor ABC transporter ATP-binding protein — translation MGTHDTILELDRLCFSYPGRKRRVLDELSFSLCQGDKIGLIGPNGSGKSTLLHIIMGLLQPMSGEIRLFGNTMKAEKDFRSARQQIGFLFQNADDQLFSPTVLEDVAFGPLNLGKTPEEAREMSLQTLARLELDGFEDRITYKLSGGEKKLVSLATVLVMSPKLLILDEPTTGLDPETMERIIRILKHLSISFLVVSHQYDFLASITKDIYRVQNGGLVYDGDAASLCRNAG, via the coding sequence ATGGGCACACACGATACGATATTAGAACTTGACAGACTCTGCTTTTCCTATCCCGGCAGAAAGCGCCGGGTGCTGGACGAACTCAGTTTCTCGCTCTGCCAGGGCGATAAGATCGGACTGATCGGACCCAACGGGAGCGGCAAATCAACCCTGCTCCACATCATCATGGGACTGTTGCAGCCAATGTCCGGGGAGATCCGGCTTTTCGGCAACACCATGAAGGCCGAAAAGGATTTCCGAAGCGCCCGGCAGCAGATCGGATTTCTGTTTCAGAATGCGGACGATCAGTTGTTCTCCCCGACCGTGCTGGAAGATGTGGCATTCGGCCCTCTGAACCTGGGCAAAACGCCCGAAGAGGCCCGTGAAATGTCTTTGCAAACCCTGGCGCGGCTGGAGCTGGACGGATTTGAGGACCGGATCACCTATAAGCTTTCGGGCGGAGAAAAAAAACTGGTTTCCCTGGCCACGGTTCTGGTGATGTCGCCGAAACTGCTGATCCTGGATGAGCCGACCACGGGGCTTGACCCGGAAACAATGGAGCGGATCATCCGCATCCTGAAGCATCTCAGCATCAGTTTCCTGGTCGTCTCCCACCAATACGACTTCCTCGCCAGCATCACCAAGGATATTTACAGGGTACAAAACGGCGGGCTGGTGTATGATGGCGACGCAGCCTCACTCTGCCGCAACGCCGGATAA
- a CDS encoding TolC family protein — protein sequence MKHLLFGVGILMLLIPPAWAGYREMKAEIEAYAPPSGLSTPALPPAPEASEPAGPDAALGEESPGPEQMKAQWERSLASPEVENTFVRPDPAMLKKHGPAAAIQALRNAFSAETLETLALLRNPGVKAAQSRIRAELESFSQVAALDAVLQQYTAFTEGLMNGVGPMRGKNSVAMKFPFPGITALKGQVVAQSVRAAREDVEIARREAMTDARKTYWNLLYLRDACQVTSETLDLFQDLETVADTRYKSVATSFQDVIRVSIRKKILGENLITLRENQKNMRAKLRAILDLRPGAAVGDPEARVPDRTLPALKALYIEAKARRQELRKMRAMVGKTERMAEMAETMILPPFTLSFSVYEDAAVIQAGSGAMKPSFPVSTPASTGAGLPRKPWFGTSDAWLRQLRQSLEALMYDLKRAEAATEERVRNAWFALDRAVREAVLYQNSILDLPKSALDVSTRGYESGSVSFADVIGSYTDWLNARLALARKNSDIGIARAELAKAVGVSF from the coding sequence ATGAAACACCTGCTTTTCGGCGTTGGCATCCTCATGCTGCTCATTCCCCCGGCCTGGGCCGGATACCGGGAGATGAAGGCGGAAATAGAGGCCTATGCGCCGCCGTCCGGTCTCAGCACCCCTGCGCTTCCGCCAGCCCCGGAGGCTTCGGAACCGGCGGGGCCGGATGCGGCTTTGGGAGAAGAGTCCCCCGGGCCGGAGCAGATGAAAGCACAGTGGGAAAGAAGTCTGGCATCGCCTGAAGTGGAAAACACGTTTGTCCGCCCTGATCCCGCAATGCTGAAAAAGCACGGCCCGGCTGCGGCGATTCAGGCGCTGCGGAATGCCTTTTCAGCCGAGACGCTGGAGACGCTGGCCCTTCTCCGCAATCCGGGCGTCAAAGCCGCCCAAAGCAGAATCCGGGCCGAGCTGGAATCCTTTTCCCAGGTGGCCGCACTGGACGCGGTGCTGCAACAGTACACGGCCTTTACCGAGGGGCTGATGAACGGCGTCGGTCCCATGAGGGGCAAAAATTCCGTTGCAATGAAATTTCCTTTTCCCGGCATTACAGCGCTGAAAGGCCAGGTGGTGGCGCAGTCGGTCCGGGCGGCCCGCGAAGATGTTGAGATTGCGCGGCGGGAAGCGATGACCGATGCACGCAAAACGTACTGGAATCTGCTGTATCTCCGAGACGCCTGTCAGGTGACATCTGAAACCCTGGATTTGTTCCAGGATCTGGAGACGGTGGCAGACACCCGCTACAAATCCGTGGCCACCAGCTTTCAGGATGTGATAAGGGTGAGTATCCGAAAAAAAATCCTCGGAGAGAATCTGATAACGCTCCGGGAAAATCAGAAAAATATGCGGGCAAAACTCCGGGCGATTCTCGACCTCCGGCCCGGTGCGGCTGTGGGCGATCCTGAGGCGCGTGTGCCGGACAGAACCCTGCCCGCCCTCAAAGCCCTGTATATCGAAGCCAAAGCGCGCCGCCAGGAACTCCGCAAAATGCGGGCGATGGTGGGCAAAACGGAGCGGATGGCGGAGATGGCCGAAACCATGATTTTGCCGCCCTTCACCCTCAGTTTCTCGGTTTATGAAGACGCAGCCGTCATACAGGCCGGTTCCGGGGCCATGAAGCCCTCTTTTCCGGTCAGCACACCTGCCTCAACTGGCGCGGGCCTGCCCCGGAAACCGTGGTTCGGCACCAGTGACGCCTGGCTGCGGCAGCTTCGCCAGTCCCTGGAAGCCCTGATGTATGACCTGAAAAGGGCCGAAGCCGCCACGGAAGAGAGGGTCCGAAACGCCTGGTTTGCTCTGGACAGGGCGGTCCGGGAGGCTGTGCTTTATCAGAACAGCATCCTCGACCTTCCCAAATCGGCCCTGGATGTCTCCACGCGCGGATACGAGTCCGGCAGTGTCTCCTTTGCGGATGTCATCGGCTCCTACACCGACTGGCTCAATGCCCGGCTGGCCCTGGCCCGGAAGAACAGCGATATCGGCATTGCGCGGGCCGAACTGGCAAAGGCCGTTGGGGTGTCGTTCTGA